Genomic segment of Saccopteryx bilineata isolate mSacBil1 chromosome 9, mSacBil1_pri_phased_curated, whole genome shotgun sequence:
CCCGGTCTTGCTCGGGCCTCGCTGGGCCACGGCACGCTCCAACTCACCGGAGGCAGGCCGCTGGTAATAGTCCGGACAGAGCGTAGGGTCTGGGGGGATGGGCCCCGAAATGCGGGACGGGCCTTCACACATGCCGCTGTCGTTGTCGCCCTGTAATGGTGTACCTGCCTGATTGCTTATCTGGGTCCCGGGACCGCCTTCCTCAACCCTGTGCCTAGTCCCTGGACCGAATCTTGACCCCGGCCGTGCCCTCCAGTCCCGGTCCTCGGCCTGCACTACCCGCTCCCGCTCCTAGCCCACTTCGCTGATCCAGTCGCGGCCCCTCCACCTCAACACCTGGGCAGGGGACTCACCACAGCAGCTTTTTGCAGCCCGCCGCAGCCGCCCGTCGGTtgctgttgccaagcaacagtcGTTTCCGTCCGAGGTCAGGGGCCAAGGCCCCTGGCGCAACGTCTTCTGGGGCTTGTAGTTCCAGTTGACGGTGGGGCTGAGTTCCCCTCATCCCATCCCGGTCCTCGCCCGCCCGCAGGCTAGTCTCCCAGGTAAATTTGTCTCGCCCCTCAGGACCCGTCTCCACCCCCATCCGACTCCCCAGCAACCGTCGAGGATGTACTGACTCCGCGCAGACATGGCCttggcagggacagagaggagaccAGGAGCCCAAGAGGAGACTGCCGAGGAGCCTACACAGCTCGCAGAGGAGCCCAGTGACCAGGCTCTAAGCTCTGAGGTGACAGTCAGGGATGTCTACCCTCTAAACTCTTGGCCTAGGTGCTCTATGAGGCCCGATTCTGTGCATTGAGCCAGACAGGCGCATAGGCTGGTGCCCTTCATTTTCATTTGGTGTTTAATGTCAGGTGTCTAATGACTGATCCCTGTATCCTTTGCTTGGCTATGGTGACCACTTACCTTTGTGTCACCTCTAGTGTCCAGTGACAGGAAACCAGGGCCTGGTGTCAGCCCATGAAGCCTGTGGGACCCAGGATAAAGACAAGAGTCCAACAGGACCAGTCTCAGAGCCAGGGCTCCAGGAGGAACAACTCATGCTGGAGGAAGAAAGGCTCAAGCCAGGGGTGGACGCACTAGAGGAGAGAGGCCCCAGGCCTATGGTTTCCGCTGTGAGGTCCAGTCATGGTCCGAAGAGGAAGCCGGTCAAGTGAGGGGGCATTCAGAGGGAAGGAACAGCAGAGCTGGGAGGAGAGTTGTCACACTCCAGCGGGATTCTGAATTCCTACACTCTTGCAGGGTGCATCCTTATCCCCTGCCACCACCATCActcctcatccctgctgtccttaAGAGAGGGATTCTCAAGTTCTAGAAGAGGACTGAGCTCACAGGAGCTCTCAGCCCTTGTCCAGCCTTGGGGCCTCACTGACCAGAAAATGGACAAGAATTTGTGCCTGGGGTGGTGGGCATGTGGGGCTATTCCCTATGCTCAGGGTACAGGAGCCAAGGCTGGAGGCTGCCTCCTCAAGCCTCCtgtcccccagcctcccagggccTAGCCACCATGCCCATCCTAGGGCTGAAGCTGAGCTGCCCCAGGGGCTGCTGCTGCACAGGGAGAACCTGGAGGGGAGCCCGAGTGAGCCCTCGCCATCTGCCAAACAGCACAAAAAAGCCAAGAAACGCAAGAGTCTGGGGACCCCAGTGCTCCCAGCTGTGGCCAGCACAGTGTCTGCACCCTCAGAGACCTTGGGGCTAGAGCGTGAGTGGCAGTCCCTGGGcctttcctttttccccttcctcctggACCCCTGACACGGCACAGCTTGGCACTCCAGCCCCTGCTCTGCCTCGGGTCCTTGCAGGAAAGGCTCAGCGCCTACGGCCCCTGTACCAGTACATCAACTATTGCAACCCTGAGCTaaaccaggcagaggaagaggataGGGAGACTGAGGCCGAAGCAGAAGCTGAGTTGGAGCTGACGCTGGTCCCCGAGGAGGCATGTGTGGAGCAGCTGCCGGCCTCACTGCGCGGGGTGGGTGAGCTGGGCTCTGGCCTCACTCTGCCCTGCCCCAATACGTTCATGTCTCCCACCTATGCTCTGGTTCCCCTtggagaggaggctggagagCAGTCTGGGGATTTGTACAGCGTGGGGGACAGCAGCCTCAAGACTGAGATGGATAAGTCAGCTCAGGTGGACATACACAAGATGCTAAGTGTCTGTGCTGCCCCTCTTGTACCTCCACTCTCTCCTCAGTACAAGTGACtgtcccatcctctcctcccaagCCCGACCCAAAGCAGCAACCAATGGGCTTCGGCCCTCAGGTGGAAGGGGGGAATTCGGCCCTTTCCCCTGCTTGGGACCTTGGACTtgctgaaaataaacattttacctTTTCTCAGAATTTGACTCCCCATATAAGATGCCTAAAGAGGGAGAGCCTGGGAAGGACAAATGATTCCCTAGTGCAGGATGTGAAGCCTGGCTGGTCATCCGAATTGCCCAGGAACTTGACCAACGTATAGATGACTGGGCACTACTTCAGATCTAACTGAATCAGTCTGCAGGATGGGACCTGGTTCTGTGCATTTAAAGGCTCCTCAGATAAACCTGAAGACCAGACAGGATAACAGGGAGGATAGAGGGAAGCGATGAGAAATCTggggcagagaagggaaagggactGTCACGTCATGAGAAGCCACAGAGAAGGGGCTTGCCTTTGGTCTGACCTTGAGGGGACCAACACTTGGAATACTGTACTCCCTCCGAGGTAGCAGAGTTCATTTGCCTGTTTCAAGAGTGGCAGCTTTGGAAGGCTTCATTGTTAGACCACAGCTGGACCAGATTTTGCCCCCAGAATCACTGCTGGTGACAGGATTTGTGCCTTTTTCCTGGCAGGCAGGGTATAGTGGGAATAAATGGTCTCCCTGGAGCCTTGTGACCAACCACCAGATGACTGCTGCTTCTTACCCTCAGTGTTCTGTGGGAAGGGGCGGCCAGTGCTGGCCATTTTGGCAACCCTCATATCCTGCTGCTCCTGGTCCTCCTGCATGTCCCTTTGACACCTTAAACACAGGGAATTTCAGGTTAAATGAAtaatctctcttccctccaaacTGGTTTTCCTCCTGTATCTCATCTGCACAATTGTTCAAGTCAAAATCCTGGGTATCACCTCAGACCCTGTCCTGTTCTTTGCTCATTGACTCCTACAAGCTAAGCAGACATCAAGGATGGTGGTTCTACACATACCATACCCCTGATGGTGTTGCTCCCCTCTAGCACTCTGCTGTTCTTACTCCAGCTGCCTTATAAATTTTCAGTGGTTTCCTGTCATTCCTTGGCCAGCTAAGCCTTTTCTTACCTTCACTCTCTGCAGGTGGGACTTCCACTGCCTAAAATGCCTTTATTCCTTCACCCCTTcacctggctagggcacacagaccCTTGAAAACTCTAGAGCACCTTGTTTCCTGGAAAGCCAATGTTGCCCTACATTGTAGGGTCCTTGTGGTTATTAACTGTCATCAGAACTGAACTCTGAACTCTTGAAAGGCCTTTGTCATTGCATCACAACCACCTAGCAGAGGACCCCCATGAAAGGTACCAAGATAAAGAGATCAGGGTAGGAGTTGAGGAAGCTACAGAGGGACAGGCCAGGCTCTGAAAAGCTGAGGCTGTCCAAAGTCCAGTGCCACATGTAGACCCCTGGAATAACGGCCTGGCAAGGTCACTGGAAGGGATGGGATGGGCAGGCCCAGATGGAAGTAGGAATGTGCATTGAGCCAGGCTGCTCCCCACTTTAGGGGTTGCTTGGATGCATACTGGCCCCATAGCAAGGCCACAGGACAAACCATGGGGTCAAGACATTTATTCTTTCTGCCCATACTTTCTCCTGGGTAGTGATTTGGCCACCCCAGGAAATACTATCCATAGGGACCGTGCAGACTGAATACTGTCCATAGGGATGAACATGGATTCTCTGATTTTTCAGAGGTAGAGGGTCCGTAAACATAACtgagtttcattttgttttttaaagattttatttattggttttacaaagaaaggagggggtgggagacaAGAAGtaattgcttcactctagctgttcactggttgcttgttttatgtgccttgaccaggcaagcccagggttttgaaccggtgacctcagcattccagggaaGCGATCTATCCTCTGCTCCATCTCAGGCCAGGCAAGATAACTAAGCTTGACCTCCTTACTTTATGATTGAGGAAGTGGAGGCCCGGAGAGAAATGGCCTTGCATGAGACCACACCCTTGGCCTCAAGGAAGCCCCATCCTTCCCTGAGCCCTGCAGATTTGAGGACCCTGGGGCTCTCTGGCTAAGGCCCCATTGGATCAGACATCTCCTTTCTCTGTGGTCTCCATGGCTGGACATGTGGACCAGGCCAGCACCGATAAGGAAGCTCTGTTCCTATATTCCAACAGATAATGTAGGAAACAGTAACCATAGAAGGAAAAAGCCAGTCTGCATTTTCTGAGTTCTATTACCTGACAGGCTTTTCTAAGCAGGGACAGCAGACACAGAAAAGAATGAGTCACCACTACTCCTAGAAGCTCACTCTAAGGGGGAAATGTAGAAGCAGCACGATTTAAGGAGACACATGCGATGGAAGAGCTGAGGACAAAGACTATGGGCCCACGGGTGATGATGGTGACTGTCACTATGCCTGGGAAATAGTGAAGCAGCCCTCCAGCTGTCTCCTGGAGAGGTGGGTGACTTCCAGGCTAAGGATGCACCAGGACTGAAACCTCACTGGTACAAAAGGTGTCAGCCCCATGCAGGAGGGCTGCTTAGCATGGCTGAAGCAGAGGCATGGCTATCTGGAGACCAGGCTGGGGGAGTCTGGGAGTGACGAGGAGGGGTGCAGGCGAGGAGGGGTCTTGGCCTGACATTTTGGAGAGGTCATTTGAGCAGCAGTGTGAAGgacagaatgagaaagagagagactggggaCACTGAGGTGAGGAGATTGCTGTCATTGTCTGGGTATGAGACCTAGATTTGGCTGGGGGTGGGAAAATAAGTAACAGGTATTTGGGAAGTTTTCTTCTGGTTGCTATAACAGAGAGGAAAAGTTGACCGCGTTTTCACTAACCTGAGGAACTTTGTTGACTCTGACCCAAGAAAGATCCTGAGGTTCGGGACATAGGTCCTCGGAGCTGATGCTGTCTTTCTCCAGGAGGGGGCGGTGCAGGACAAGCCTGAAACTAGTTGCAGGCTGTTAACCGCGGGGACCGAAGAGAAACATTGCTGGCTTCCTTGTCCCAGGCATCCTCCCTGGGACCAAACCAagagatatacagtgtgtctgtaaagtcatggtgcacttttgaccgatcacaggaaagcaacaaaagacaatagaaatgtgaaatctgcaccaaataaaag
This window contains:
- the C9H16orf86 gene encoding uncharacterized protein C16orf86 homolog, with translation MALAGTERRPGAQEETAEEPTQLAEEPSDQALSSEVTVRDVYPLNSWPRCSMRPDSCPVTGNQGLVSAHEACGTQDKDKSPTGPVSEPGLQEEQLMLEEERLKPGVDALEERGPRPMVSAVRSSHGPKRKPVNLPGPSHHAHPRAEAELPQGLLLHRENLEGSPSEPSPSAKQHKKAKKRKSLGTPVLPAVASTVSAPSETLGLERKAQRLRPLYQYINYCNPELNQAEEEDRETEAEAEAELELTLVPEEACVEQLPASLRGVGELGSGLTLPCPNTFMSPTYALVPLGEEAGEQSGDLYSVGDSSLKTEMDKSAQVDIHKMLSVCAAPLVPPLSPQYK